From a single Calothrix sp. NIES-2098 genomic region:
- a CDS encoding adenylate/guanylate cyclase — protein sequence MNNLISRVRSFFLNLLFKQTVLILLLLFSIGVGVALANMSSLSASLIKSQALMNTELQAKSIIDAWRLYSDSAANRAKKVQGITIAHNYLIKEGAIPPPATYAIELGKKVTEQQNGMSVRLYSDYPYPWRKAEGGPRDDFEKQALTYLRQHPEEKNFYRLETKNGRSLWRYGESVRMEASCVACHDTDPNSPKRDWQVGDVRGVLAITQSLDILTEKTNESLQTASVMLGGLSVLGLAGLTLVIGRLRQTARELEVRVTERTADLAQANTDLEKRNSLIRQVFGRYLSDEIVANLLESPEGLKLGGERRKITILTSDLRGFTAISERSQPEEVITILNIYLEYMADVITQYHGSINEFMGDGILVLFGAPTPREDDAAKAVACACAMQLAMSAVNEKLKNLGFPQLDMGIGINTGLVILGNIGSEKRSKYGIVGSQVNLTYRIESYTTGGEILISEETLKAAGSIVKVSGHRQVQPKGVKQAITIYEVYGISGAYNLFLPREEEEFFPLPGIIPVQYTLLEEKHISTTIYQGSIVELSAKGAKIRSENAAGVPLPDAQTNIKLKFLVANIPPELQEDIYAKVFDKPVEDGSFYIHFTAKPPAIQARLDALYESIKR from the coding sequence ATGAATAATTTGATTTCTAGAGTGCGGAGCTTTTTCCTGAATCTGCTTTTCAAACAAACTGTCCTGATTCTTTTGCTGTTATTCTCTATTGGCGTGGGTGTAGCTTTAGCAAATATGTCTAGTCTCTCGGCTAGCCTCATAAAATCACAAGCACTCATGAATACCGAATTGCAAGCCAAGTCAATTATTGATGCTTGGAGACTTTACAGCGATTCAGCTGCCAATCGCGCTAAAAAAGTACAAGGAATTACCATTGCTCACAACTACCTAATCAAAGAGGGTGCAATTCCTCCGCCAGCAACTTATGCGATCGAACTTGGCAAAAAAGTCACTGAACAACAGAATGGTATGTCAGTGCGTTTGTACAGCGATTACCCTTACCCTTGGCGAAAAGCTGAAGGTGGCCCCAGAGATGATTTTGAGAAACAGGCGCTTACCTACCTGAGACAACATCCGGAGGAGAAAAATTTTTATCGTCTGGAGACAAAAAATGGTCGTAGCTTATGGCGATATGGAGAATCCGTGCGGATGGAAGCTAGTTGCGTTGCTTGTCATGACACCGACCCTAATAGTCCAAAACGCGACTGGCAAGTTGGAGATGTGCGAGGAGTTTTGGCAATTACTCAGTCTCTAGATATTTTGACAGAAAAGACTAATGAAAGTCTACAAACAGCATCTGTAATGTTGGGTGGATTATCCGTATTGGGACTTGCTGGGTTGACTTTGGTTATTGGTAGGCTGCGTCAAACTGCTAGGGAATTGGAGGTGCGAGTGACAGAACGCACTGCTGATTTGGCACAAGCTAACACAGACTTAGAAAAACGCAATTCATTAATTCGCCAGGTATTTGGACGTTACCTCAGCGATGAAATCGTTGCTAATTTATTAGAAAGTCCCGAAGGATTAAAACTTGGTGGTGAAAGGCGGAAAATCACCATTCTGACATCAGATTTAAGAGGATTCACAGCTATATCAGAGCGATCGCAACCCGAAGAAGTAATTACTATCCTCAACATCTATCTAGAATACATGGCTGATGTGATTACCCAGTATCACGGTTCTATTAATGAATTTATGGGTGATGGTATTTTAGTTCTGTTTGGTGCGCCTACACCAAGAGAAGACGATGCTGCTAAAGCTGTAGCTTGTGCTTGTGCTATGCAATTAGCAATGAGTGCTGTTAATGAAAAGCTCAAAAACTTAGGTTTTCCCCAACTAGATATGGGTATTGGTATCAATACCGGACTGGTAATTTTAGGAAATATCGGCTCAGAAAAACGTAGCAAGTATGGGATAGTTGGTAGTCAAGTAAACCTAACTTATCGGATTGAATCTTATACAACAGGTGGGGAAATTCTGATTTCCGAAGAAACATTAAAAGCAGCTGGTTCAATTGTCAAAGTCAGCGGACACCGACAGGTACAACCGAAAGGTGTAAAACAAGCAATTACTATATACGAAGTTTATGGCATCAGCGGTGCTTATAATCTTTTTCTACCTAGAGAAGAAGAGGAATTTTTTCCACTGCCAGGAATCATCCCAGTACAATACACACTTTTAGAGGAAAAGCATATTAGCACAACTATCTATCAAGGAAGTATAGTTGAACTTTCAGCTAAGGGTGCTAAAATTCGCAGTGAAAATGCCGCAGGTGTTCCTTTACCAGATGCACAGACGAATATCAAGCTGAAATTCTTAGTAGCAAATATTCCACCAGAACTTCAAGAAGATATTTATGCCAAGGTGTTCGATAAACCAGTAGAAGATGGCAGTTTTTATATTCATTTCACTGCCAAGCCTCCAGCTATCCAAGCTAGATTAGATGCTCTATATGAATCTATAAAACGTTAG
- a CDS encoding tRNA delta(2)-isopentenylpyrophosphate transferase yields MTKLVVICGATATGKSGLALALARQLGTVILSADSRQVYREFDIGTAKPTLAEQKLVPHYLIDICAPTNTMTVADYQEQAQVLISSISSSPILLVGGTGLYIRSIVQGMKIPRVAPQSELRSQLEEIGQNQLYAMLQQVDPIAVQKIHRHDSVRTLRALEVYYVTGIPISAQQGENPPNYPILQIGLDCNPERLRLRIHKRTEQMIADGLVAEVDYLCQKYGADLSLLNTLGYQEIKQYLAGEISLDAAKELIVLHTRQFAKRQRTWFRAYPQIEWFDANEPDLFAKVLQRVEEFIEK; encoded by the coding sequence ATGACTAAATTGGTTGTAATTTGTGGAGCAACGGCGACCGGTAAATCTGGTTTGGCTTTGGCTTTAGCTAGGCAATTGGGTACTGTTATTCTCAGTGCAGACTCTCGCCAAGTTTACCGAGAGTTTGATATTGGTACAGCTAAACCTACATTGGCGGAACAAAAATTAGTGCCGCACTATTTAATAGATATCTGCGCTCCTACAAACACGATGACGGTAGCAGATTACCAAGAACAAGCGCAAGTTTTAATTAGTTCTATTTCTAGTTCTCCTATATTGCTAGTGGGTGGTACAGGTTTATACATACGTTCTATTGTCCAAGGTATGAAGATTCCTAGGGTTGCACCACAATCAGAATTGCGATCGCAACTTGAAGAAATTGGTCAAAATCAACTTTACGCTATGTTGCAACAAGTTGATCCTATTGCGGTACAAAAAATTCATCGCCACGATTCAGTACGTACTTTAAGAGCTTTGGAAGTGTATTATGTTACTGGAATTCCTATTTCAGCACAACAAGGGGAAAACCCTCCAAATTACCCGATTTTGCAAATTGGTTTAGACTGTAACCCCGAACGGCTACGCCTACGCATTCACAAGCGTACCGAGCAGATGATAGCAGACGGATTAGTTGCTGAGGTGGATTATCTGTGTCAGAAATATGGTGCTGATTTATCTTTGTTAAATACTTTAGGATATCAAGAAATCAAGCAATATTTGGCTGGAGAAATTTCTTTAGATGCAGCCAAAGAATTAATAGTTTTACATACACGGCAATTTGCCAAGAGACAACGCACTTGGTTTCGAGCATATCCACAAATTGAGTGGTTTGATGCTAACGAGCCTGATTTATTCGCTAAAGTTTTACAGCGTGTAGAAGAGTTTATTGAGAAATGA